A stretch of the Desulfuromonas sp. TF genome encodes the following:
- a CDS encoding DUF2383 domain-containing protein, with protein MLRTDQELALDDVTEASKYAVDQFEKLAEMPQEPTLCDLIKDFGNAHRRHVSRLEETVRRMGNLPSAPDPDREAFSRLATRVKAALAEDRDRVVAESCSEIETRIIDAVHQARKKDLSDDIRSLLADIGEDCGKMLQRLEDYLQS; from the coding sequence ATGCTGCGAACTGACCAGGAACTCGCTCTTGACGATGTAACCGAGGCAAGCAAATACGCCGTCGATCAATTTGAGAAGCTGGCCGAGATGCCTCAGGAACCGACGCTCTGCGACCTGATCAAGGATTTCGGAAACGCCCATCGCCGGCATGTCTCACGTCTCGAGGAGACAGTTCGCCGCATGGGCAATCTGCCGTCTGCGCCCGATCCCGACCGGGAAGCCTTCAGCCGGCTGGCGACGCGGGTGAAAGCCGCTCTCGCCGAAGACCGGGACCGGGTCGTGGCGGAGAGCTGCAGCGAAATCGAAACCCGCATCATCGACGCTGTCCATCAGGCGCGAAAGAAAGACCTTTCGGACGATATCCGCTCCCTTCTGGCCGATATCGGCGAGGACTGCGGAAAGATGCTCCAACGGCTGGAAGACTACCTGCAATCCTGA
- a CDS encoding App1 family protein: protein MVILDAIRRIRKGLRRALKVLARPVRHARGRGGLVIQAYRGYGSHAGVFLMGRVFRGQGSGSGGFEENVGRDILDIGRRLVRRGCANAVLAARFCGAEKKVVTDRDGYFRVLLKPVQPPPADRYWHCMELELISPAGSNVRAEADLFIPRDESRFVVISDIDDTVIFTGVANKIMMLWRLFTQGPRSRIAFPGVAAFYRALHGGAGGDEMNPLLYVSRGPWSLYEVLDEFFNIHGIPVGPILFLRKWNLSLRHPLPRGARGHKLALIREMLSIYNNLPFVLIGDSGQHDPEIYSRVVRENPGRILAVYIRNIEANPMRRRAIGVLAEDVAAAGSILLLAADSFAMAKHAADKGFISPRALSGVLAERMREGEPELRATRSIWRPTPAAAHEAVEQGSLAEKLEGNNADRQKDISPQV, encoded by the coding sequence ATGGTCATCCTTGATGCGATCAGAAGAATCCGTAAAGGACTCCGACGAGCCCTGAAGGTGCTTGCCCGCCCGGTAAGGCATGCTCGCGGCCGAGGGGGACTTGTCATTCAGGCGTACAGGGGATACGGCTCCCATGCAGGTGTTTTCCTCATGGGACGGGTGTTCAGGGGGCAGGGTTCCGGTTCCGGGGGATTTGAGGAAAATGTAGGTCGCGATATCCTCGATATCGGCCGGAGACTTGTGCGGCGTGGATGCGCCAACGCCGTTCTGGCGGCCCGATTCTGCGGGGCCGAGAAAAAGGTGGTCACCGACCGGGACGGCTACTTCCGTGTCCTTCTTAAGCCGGTTCAGCCGCCGCCGGCGGACCGGTACTGGCACTGCATGGAATTGGAGTTGATTTCTCCCGCAGGATCCAATGTTCGAGCCGAGGCCGACCTGTTCATTCCGAGGGATGAATCTCGTTTTGTGGTCATCAGCGACATCGATGACACGGTGATATTCACAGGCGTCGCCAACAAGATTATGATGCTCTGGCGTCTGTTCACCCAGGGGCCTCGGAGCAGAATCGCCTTTCCCGGAGTCGCCGCCTTCTACAGGGCTCTTCATGGCGGAGCCGGCGGGGATGAGATGAACCCGCTGCTCTATGTTTCACGCGGTCCCTGGAGCCTCTACGAGGTCCTGGACGAGTTTTTCAACATCCATGGCATTCCCGTCGGACCCATCCTCTTCCTGCGAAAATGGAACCTTTCCCTGCGCCATCCCCTTCCCCGGGGCGCGCGAGGGCATAAGCTCGCACTGATACGGGAAATGCTTTCTATTTACAATAATCTGCCCTTTGTTCTTATCGGCGACAGCGGCCAACACGATCCGGAAATCTACAGCCGGGTGGTCCGGGAAAATCCGGGAAGGATCCTGGCCGTCTATATCCGCAACATCGAAGCCAACCCGATGCGTCGCCGGGCCATAGGAGTTCTGGCGGAGGATGTCGCCGCAGCTGGCAGCATTCTCCTGCTGGCTGCCGACAGCTTCGCCATGGCAAAGCATGCCGCCGATAAGGGTTTCATCTCGCCGAGAGCCCTTTCCGGAGTCCTGGCCGAGCGCATGAGGGAGGGCGAACCGGAGCTCCGGGCGACCAGGTCGATCTGGCGGCCCACTCCCGCGGCGGCCCATGAAGCCGTGGAACAAGGGAGCCTGGCGGAGAAACTCGAAGGCAACAACGCGGACCGGCAGAAGGACATCTCCCCTCAGGTCTGA
- a CDS encoding Rho termination factor N-terminal domain-containing protein translates to MPKGKDHGPTIKDDERYEKLREKGMSKEKAARIANTPRKEAGKRGGKSPKYEEWNKDDLYEKAREVGIEGRSKMDKSELIDALRHH, encoded by the coding sequence ATGCCCAAGGGTAAGGATCACGGACCGACCATCAAGGATGACGAGCGGTACGAAAAACTGCGCGAGAAGGGGATGAGCAAGGAAAAAGCCGCCCGCATCGCCAATACGCCTCGCAAGGAGGCCGGCAAGAGAGGTGGCAAGTCCCCGAAATATGAGGAATGGAACAAGGATGACCTGTATGAGAAAGCCAGAGAGGTCGGCATCGAGGGACGCTCGAAAATGGATAAGAGCGAGCTGATCGATGCCCTGAGACATCACTGA